The following DNA comes from Acidobacteriota bacterium.
CGGCGATGTCGCAGAATACCCGCTCGGACTCCGACTGGCGGTCCGTGTCCAGGTAGATGAAGTGACCCGATATCGACCGGACGTCCACGACAACATACTGATTAAACGTGTCGGCCGATTCCGTATCGAAATGTTCGATCAGCGTGCACGTCCCGTTATACAGGCTGTCCAGAGAGTCCGGCAGGTCCAGGGCGACAAAGTCGGCCGACGAAGTGTCGATGGCTACCTGGTTTTGCACCACAATCGGTCCCGTCGTCACTTTGGCGGGCACCGCCGTTTTGATCGTTGAGTCGGTGGAGATGATCACGATGGAAGTGTCGTCGTTAAAGCGGACGTGGTTCTCCCAGGCCACGGTGTCGAAACCGGTGCCGTAGATCGTAACGGGTGCCCCGACGGGAGCGCTGACGGGGGCGAATCCGGCGATGACCGGCGCCGGAGGCGGCGTGCGAGTCGTGAATGACCAGCTGAAATCCGCCGGCAGCCGGTTGCCGCTCTCGTCCGTGATATCACGCGTCAGTGTCACCGTGTAGACGGTACTGTACTCAAGCCGCGCCCAGAGGGTGGTACAGGCGACCTGTGTACGGCAGACCTGGCGCTCGGCTTCGATTTCGGGGATGATAACAAAGGTCTGGGGTGTGATCGAACCGGGCTTGATGTCCTCGGAGAAACGAACCTGGATGGGTTCCTTGGCCTCCACCCACGTGTCACCGTCGGGAGGGGCGTACGACAGGATCACGGGAACAACAGTATCCGGGGGCAGGATGCTTTCAACCGGGCGAGGGTTCTCACCCTCGCTGCCGCAGGAGCCGATCAGGGTCGGGACAGCCCCCGCGAGCAGCAGGCACAAGACGGCCCGACGGCGGGCCGCGCACGGCTTCCTGTTGCGGCGCTTTGGTAAAGACAACCTGGTCATTTTAGTATTACGAACTTGCCTATTTGTGTTCGTCCCTCGGACTCGATCACGTAATAGTAGATGCCCGACTCAACGAGTTGCGTGTTGCGCGTAATCATATCCCAGCTGTCGTGCATGGACGCCGGTCCGCCTTCGGGATAGTAGTGCTCCAGGACGCGGATTAGATCGCCGTCGATCGAATGGATAGATATCGTGCACACCGGCGGCAGGTTGCTGAAGTGGATCCGTCTTGACCGCGCCGGAATCTCCATGCCGTCGCGGTTCTCATACCCGAGCTGCGAGTAGCGGCCGTCCCATCGCCACGGATTCGGATAGACGAAAGCGTCAAGCTGATACTTCGTGACCGTGTCGGCCGGTGTCTGGGCCATTTCCAGGACAAGGTTGTTCAGCGGGTCACTCTCCTTGGAAGGAATATTCCCGCCGGCGAACCCGAAGTCGTAGGCGCTCACGGCCACCCAGTACGGGATGGTCGGAAGCAGGCTGTCGAAGACGTATTCGTACTCGTGGTACTTGGGAAAAGGCTCACCGTGCTCGTACGTAACGTCCTCATCTCTCCAGGTGGACGGGTCGGTCCCCGGATCGACGGCGTTCGGGTAAAGCTTATGGATGTTATCCATGCAGCAGAGGCTGGATGCGTTGTAGCTGTGCGGCTCGAAGTGGTACAGGGTATCATTGATGTTCATGGGGTTGAGCCGCGTGTAGAACCTGGGGTCAAAGTCCGGATTATGGTACAACTGGCGAAGAGAATCCAGAGTAAAGGGAACGTCTTCGTTGATCCACGAGTAAGTTTCGTACAGACCTTTGGTCCACCGGAAGCGGTCGTAGTTCTCGCGGTCGTAGACGCTCAGCAGGGTCAGGCTGGACCGCCTGTCGTCGAGCGCCACGTACACCCGGTATCCTTCGAAGTCGAGCAGGTTCGTAAAGGGATCGCGCTGTGTTTCCGTGTAGTAACCATTCCACCTGATCGTCAGCTTGCCCTCACTCGGGATGACGCGGAGCATCGGCGACTGCGGGGGACCGTCGGCTCTGAAGTCGGCCACGCCGTCACCGCGGTACCACGTGGTGTCCACTCCACAGACGCGGTATTCTCCCCGGTACCCGTCACCGTCGGTGTCGACCCCGGGGTTGTCGTAAATCCAGCCCGCCCAGCGGGCATTGAGGGCCAGGTTAGAGAAGTTGAGAGTCCGGTAGTACGGCGACGGATCGTAGAGCCGGTAGTAGGAGCTGAAATCCCACGGATTGACGTGGACGTCCGTGCCGCCGACGACCGCCAGGGCGATGGTTTTCGACTCTCCCGCGCGCATATCAAACGGCCCGGCGGAGATCAGATAAAAGGGGCGGGCATGGATGGCGTGATCGAACGAACTGGGCGGCGGAGGCAGCCACCCGGCAGAGTATTGGTTCACCGCCGTCCACAGCTGGTCGTAGTCGATCTCCGGGTTGGCCAGATAGTAGTACATCTCATTGTCCTTGACGGGCTCGGTCAAATGGGGCAGATAGTCCCTGAACGGCAGGTCAAGGGTCGGTCGCAGGCGCGGGCTGAAGCGCGGGCCCCAGAATCCGAGTTCCGACGTCCAGTTGAAATTGACACTCCAGTCATCCGAGGGTACGCCGAGGATGCGCATGCCCACTGCCGCCCGTGGAGAGTAATGCATCCAACTGGCCCCGACCGGATCCCCGTCAGCATCCATCTGGTAGGCGACATTGAGAGTGTCGACGTATTCACAACCTTCAGGGGCGGGATACTCGTCGAGGAATCCCACCACGTCATCCATCTGGCTCAAGGTGTAGTCGAACTCGCCGTGGTAATTGACGCCGCCGTGGGCCCGGAAGCCGACGTACATTTCCTTGAGGTGCTTGGTGCCGATATTCTGTAGCCGAAACTCGAAAAGGATAAAGTCATCGATATTCTCACCCGCCCAGGCCATGGACTTCTGTACGACCCGTATTCCCAGCGGCAGGTGAGCGCGGAGGTCCGGCGAGGCATACACGTGAAACGTGTCCAGGTATTCGCTGATTATGTCCATTTGCGAGTTTGCCTCGGGATCAAACTTGGGATGGTTGACATCTATCGACCGGTAACGGAAGTCTCCCAGTGGGCCCTCTTCCGGGTAGAACTCGGCGTTGCCGGTGCTGACAAGGGTGTCATAGCCGACAATTGCGCCGAGCAGCAGAGTGCCGTTCATCTGGTACCGGATATTGCTGCCTCGCGGGTAGTGAACGGTGGCTATCTTTTCGCCGGAGAACGGGTCCCTGGTCCACTGGCTCCAGTAGTAATCCGCCCAGCCGAAATTGCCGGAGTTGCCCAGGACCATCTGGACGTTGTTCTGGTTGTGCACGGTCAGCCGCCTTTTGGGAAGGGCCGCCGAGGCGCGGGGAACGATATCCGGCCTGCCCGGGTGCCAGGGGTCGGATGAAATCGTATTGGCCGTATCGACGAGCCCGACAGTGGGTGGCGAGGGCAGATTTCGGCCCGGTGCCTCAGTGCCCCCCAGAAGAATCACGACGGCCAGGAAAATCGATGCGAGTGCGATGTGCGCCGTTCCAGGATGCGTAAGAATGGTCAGGTCCTCTCAGTGAATAATTACCAACTTGCCAATCTGGTGGCGGTTCTCCGATTCCACCACCCAATAATATAAACCAGAAACGACCAGCTGAGTGTTCCGAGTAATTAAATCCCAGCTGTCGTGCATGGCGCCGGGCGCGCCCTTCTCGAATTGGTGCTCCCATTCGCGAACCAGGTCGCCATCAAGGCTGTATATACTAATCCGACACCGATAAGGCAAGTTCGCAAAGTGAATTCGCCGCACGCGATCGTCGGGCCGGTCGCGCATTGTGGTCCTTCTGCCCTCAAATCCCCTGGAGCGGTACCCCTCATCGAGGCGATACGGGTTCGGGTAGATGTAAACGTCAAGCCGGTGCGCCTCGACCGTATCAGCCGGCGACTGCGCGAACTCCACGACGTGGTTGTTGACCGGATCGGTCTCCAGCGCCGGCAGGCCCACCGCCGGAGAGCCGAAGTCAAAGGCGGTCACGGCGATGTAATAGGGGATGGTTGCCAGAAGCCTGTCATACACGTATTCGTACTCATAGTACGACGGGAGCGGCACTCCGTGCTCGCGTGTGACCTCGTTTTCGGACCACAGCCTGGGATCGGACGGCGGCGGGCTGACGATTTCCGGATATGCTTTGCGGATGCCGTTGGGCAGGCCCAGGTCGGATACATTGA
Coding sequences within:
- a CDS encoding Ig-like domain-containing protein; its protein translation is MTRLSLPKRRNRKPCAARRRAVLCLLLAGAVPTLIGSCGSEGENPRPVESILPPDTVVPVILSYAPPDGDTWVEAKEPIQVRFSEDIKPGSITPQTFVIIPEIEAERQVCRTQVACTTLWARLEYSTVYTVTLTRDITDESGNRLPADFSWSFTTRTPPPAPVIAGFAPVSAPVGAPVTIYGTGFDTVAWENHVRFNDDTSIVIISTDSTIKTAVPAKVTTGPIVVQNQVAIDTSSADFVALDLPDSLDSLYNGTCTLIEHFDTESADTFNQYVVVDVRSISGHFIYLDTDRQSESERVFCDIAGRVTLTDEGVLIEALLPNFPYSDCDTVRNPNGLFGAGVRNDTLFLVQYFLDQQLYRGFVLARR